The Engystomops pustulosus chromosome 4, aEngPut4.maternal, whole genome shotgun sequence genome contains a region encoding:
- the LOC140128518 gene encoding uncharacterized protein, which produces MTDEVNPIFLHPPVSEKDLGSKGKGKEEKGDKASRPERPEKSDKTRTRKCNMCNHSMPDSYKKPICKVCIDNFMREEKTSFLDELKGFIEEKVVSSIAAATSRAPPYKKPRLEPGSSPSEAGSDSETPSCSIIETEDSLNPQDFIKSAESRHLFPIDELDNLLKAIRQTLEIEDVVVPQSKEDELFGGLKAKRQRVFPLNDTLKELVSEEWKEPEKRILISKNFRKRLLGSSASSKVDAGFLDRGDFQKVVQLPRTEGGLGGTQLKHCSTSRTPPVDTVRQYHNSILPEEARGNQIPITDVLNKTNIFVGRGPCPINLGYPSKGNREHNGGFPQPKENTSQRVVHKRRDIPVPVFSLGETSNRFIRNKKKHQVSTLFFLGKRRDKRSSGCILPLLEHHSRLRLPPYSPDRQSVRENLSREDADHICVPKLAQKELVPDSEADDHSGSSHATSIRRSPGTGSNIPSKSRKTPVISMDPESDYMKSQGLSPAVINTLKASRKPVTFAIYHKIWKKFSSFCADKPPCQSNPNVLQVLDFLQKGLELGLSTSTLKVQVSALSDFFDQPLIEHRWVKRFILAASRLKPQVLKRTSSWDLSLVLNALIKEPFEPISSASVKNLTLKTVFLVAITSARRLGELQAISIKEPYMRVLDDRIILMLDPNFIPKVVSEFHRGQEIILPSFCKNPSSEREREWHTLDGKNKGRKASKATIARWLRMAISSCYDIQEIPVPSGIRAHSTRAVSTSWAEKRGASLEQICKAATWTSSSTFSKHYRLDLPSSKDLSFGRKVLQAVIPP; this is translated from the exons ATGACTGATGAAGTTAACCCAATCTTCCTGCACCCTCCAGTATCC GAAAAAGACCTggggtctaaggggaaaggcaaggaggagaagggggataagGCTAGCAGGCCTGAAAGACCCGAGAAATCGGATAAAACCAGGACCAGGAAATGTAACATGTGTAACCACTCTATGCCAGATTCGTATAAAAAGCCAATCTGTAAAGTGTGTATTGATAACTTCATGCGAGAGGAGAAAACATCCTTCCTAGACGAGCTAAAAGGGTTCATAGAAGAGAAAGTGGTCTCATCTATTGCCGCAGCTACATCTAGGGCTCCCCCATATAAAAAGCCCAGATTAGAACCTGGGTCATCACCATCTGAGGCAGGAAGTGATTCGGAGACTCCTTCTTGTTCTATAATAGAGACGGAAGACTCCTTAAACCCTCAGGATTTTATAAAATCTGCTGAATCCAGACATCTTTTCCCAATAGACGAATTGGATAATTTACTGAAGGCCATCAGACAGACCTTAGAAATTGAGGATGTGGTCGTACCCCAATCTAAAGAGGACGAGCTGTTTGGTGGGTTAAAAGCAAAACGCCAGAGGGTGTTTCCCTTAAATGACACTCTCAAAGAATTAGTGTCTGAAGAATGGAAGGAACCGGAAAAAAGGATCCTTATATCAAAAAACTTTAGGAAGAGATTA TTGGGGAGCAGTGCTTCCTCAAAAGTTGACGCAGGGTTCCTGGACAGAGGAGATTTCCAGAAGGTCGTCCAACTACCGAGAACTGAGGGCGGTTTGGGAGGTACTCAGCTCAAACACTGCTCAACTAGCAGGACACCACCTGTTGATACTGTCCGACAATACCACAACAGTATCCTACCTGAAGAGGCAAGGGGGAACCAGATCCCCATTACTGATGTCCTTAACAagacaaatatttttgtgggcagaggaccaTGTCCTATCAATCTCGGCTACCCATCTAAAGGGAACAGAGAACACAACGGCGGATTTCCTCAGCCGAAGGAAAATACTTCCCAACGAGTGGTGCATAAAAGAAGAGATATTCCAGTACCTGTCTTCTCTTTGGGGGAAACCTCAAATAGATTTATTCGCAACAAGAAAAAACACCAAGTGTCAACACTTTTTTTCCTTGGAAAAAGGAGAGACAAGAGATCGTCTGGATGCATTCTCCCACTCTTGGAACACCACTCTCGCCTACgccttcccccctattcccctgatcgccagagtGTTAGAGAAAATTTATCTAGAGAAGACGCAGACCATATTTGTGTGCCCAAattggcccaaaaagagctggtacCCGATTCTGAAGCGGATGACCACTCAGGATCCAGTCATGCTACCAGTATCAGAAGATCTCCTGGTACAGGGTCCAATATCCCATCCAAATCCAGGAAGACTCCAGTtatcagcatggatcctgaatCGGACTATATGAAGTCCCAAGGACTCTCCCCTGCTGTTATAAAcaccctgaaggcaagtagaaaacctgtcacttttgccatttaccacaagatttggaaaaaattttcttctttttgtgcaGATAAACCACCATGTCAATCTAACCCCAATGTCTTGCAGGTTCTTGACTTCCTTcaaaagggtttggagttgggaCTTTCCACAAGTACTCTTAAGGTCCAAGTATCAGCCCTAAGTGATTTCTTCGATCAACCcctcatcgagcacaggtgggtgAAAAGATTCATTCTAGCAGCCTCTAGATTAAAACCCCAGGTCCTTAAAAGGACTTCTTCATGGGATCTCTCTTTGGTCTTAAATGCTTTAATTAAAGAGCCTTTTGAACCAATTTCTTCTGCTAGTGTAAAAAACCTGACACTAAAAACGGTATTCCTGGTAGCAATCACCTCAGCAAGGAGACTAGGTGAACTTCAGGCAATTTCTATTAAGGAACCCTATATGAGGGTTCTTGATGATCGAATTATTCTTATGCTGGACCCAAATTTCATCCCAAAGGTGGTCTCGGAATTTCACAGAGGTCAGGAGATCATATTACCTTCTTTCTGCAAGAATCCGTCCTCAGAGAGAGAACGCGAATGGCACACTCTAGAT gggaaaaataaggggaggaaggcgtccaaGGCAACCATCGCTAGATGGCTAAGGATGGCGATATCTTCCTGTTATGACATCCAAGAGATTCCAGTACCATCAGGGATAAGGGCACATTCCACAAGAGCCGTATccacctcctgggcagagaaaagagGGGCCTCCCTAGAACAAATCTGCAAAGCAGCAACTTGGACTTCCTCCTCTACCTTCTCTAAACACTATAGACTTGACTTGCCCTCCTCGAAGGATCTGTCCTTCGGGAGAAAGGTGCTTCAAGCAGTGatccctccctaa